AAGTATCCCCGCAAAGCGCCCGTTTGATGAATATACGGCAGGATTACAAAAAAAGTTTGGTTATTTGAGTTTTTACTAAAACTTCAGATTAAGAACTAAAATCTTTATAAAAACGTTTCACTTTGGAAACATATTGTTTTGTTTCTTCATATGGAGGAATGCCTTTGTATCGTTTCACAGCACCAGGACCTGCATTGTAAGCAGCAATTGCCTTTTCTGGATCCTTAAATTCTTTCATCAGACCTTTTAAGAATTTTACACCACCAGTAATGTTTTCTTCTGGATCAAAAGGGTCTTTTACACCCAAACTTTCTGCCGTTTCAGGCATCAGTTGCATGAGGCCCATTGCCCCTTTGGGAGAAACCGCTTTCGTTTTAAACCCAGATTCTGCCTTCACCATAGCTTTTACTAAATTTGGATCCATCCCTTGTGCTTCTGCTATGGATTCGATGGTACCGATGAGATCCCCAGTTTGTTTGGGCCCTCGTGAGAGAGAAGGTCCTAAAGACTTCGCTGTTTCAGGAAAAGGAAGCCTGATGGAATCATTCGAGACAGGATTTGACTCACTCGTTTGTTTTGCCCCATTTTGTTTGTTCCATTCCTTTTCTAACAGATCAGGGAAGGAGACAAGGGAACTAGGGTTCTTTGCCATTTGGGACAAAGATTCCATTCTGCCTAAGACAGAAGAAACAGACGGGATATCAGTGAGTTTCACACCATTCCTTTCGGTCAGATTTTAGAAAACTGAAGTAAAAAATTATGTCTCTTTCTGAATTCTCGAAGTTTGGATTTGGTGTAGGTCTTTTGGACCCAGTGGTTTCACAAGGTACCCTTTCACATTGGGGAAGGACAAACTTTTGGATTGGTCGGAAGGATCAATGGAAGAAGTGAGAATGTAAATCGGGATGTGTGAGATGGGTGTGATCGTTTGGATTGTATCTAAAAACTGCCAACCATCCATGACTGGCATATTCAAGTCCAAAAACAAAAGTTCGGGAAGTTGCTCCGATGATCGTAATGCTGTGAGCGCCTCGGATCCATTCGGGTAAGTTAAAATTTCAGACGCAAACGATAGTTTCTCCATTAGAGTTTTGATGAGGAAAGTAGTTACAACATCATCTTCAATCAAAAATACTTTGGAAATTTGGCTCATGATTCTGGAAAACTTCTCTCAGAAACTATCGATTTCTGAAAAAGAAGCAACCAATAAAAAGAAAGAATCCCTCTTTATAAGGAATGGGGAGAGGTCAAAACATCCGGCCTTAGTATTTCTTTTAGTTTGTGTTCTTCTAATAATCCAAGTTCAAGGACTATGGATTCTACTGAACGATTTTCGGCAAGAGCTCGTTTGGCGACTAAGGTTGCATTTTCATATCCAATGTAAGGATTGAGAGCAGTCGCAAGGCCTGCTGATGTTTTGACTCTGGATTCAAGAATTTTTCGGTTTGCTGTGATTCCTGAAACACAATT
The Leptospira levettii genome window above contains:
- a CDS encoding lytic transglycosylase domain-containing protein, with amino-acid sequence MKLTDIPSVSSVLGRMESLSQMAKNPSSLVSFPDLLEKEWNKQNGAKQTSESNPVSNDSIRLPFPETAKSLGPSLSRGPKQTGDLIGTIESIAEAQGMDPNLVKAMVKAESGFKTKAVSPKGAMGLMQLMPETAESLGVKDPFDPEENITGGVKFLKGLMKEFKDPEKAIAAYNAGPGAVKRYKGIPPYEETKQYVSKVKRFYKDFSS
- a CDS encoding response regulator, producing MSQISKVFLIEDDVVTTFLIKTLMEKLSFASEILTYPNGSEALTALRSSEQLPELLFLDLNMPVMDGWQFLDTIQTITPISHIPIYILTSSIDPSDQSKSLSFPNVKGYLVKPLGPKDLHQIQTSRIQKET